A single genomic interval of Rhizophagus irregularis chromosome 15, complete sequence harbors:
- a CDS encoding uncharacterized protein (SECRETED:cutsite_AYS-LT; SECRETED:prob_0.7976); SECRETED:SignalP(1-25), which yields MTIYSKRNIWCTLFLYFTLVQVAYSLTSHCIDEVGYCFTITLPQSNETLVHFRLEAPNTAGWLGLGIGHNMDGYLMVAWANSDGSITLSQRIGEEGTQPMATDQQSDLKLNMDTSKINENNKFIVEFTRPLKVKGSRIKNKQNFAYAYGTLNPEDKDIDAYLPRHDYRGNIILNLAEGGSELSHYDKLIVAHAALMFSAWLIIIPGAVFIARFARNFLPTTWFKLHVGIQAFLSLPVMLAGSALSFAAAGNLKFDDPHKIVGFVLFLGFFVQLAIGAIHHHLYDPKRVHIPWWTQLHWWFGRALVVLAAFQIPLGLKLYGADMVYYYIHYIYLFIILVAFSFLSFRLWNRRQDSGFKRMRDSQDNGSKHEQNS from the exons atgacCATATACTCGAAAAGAAATATATGGTGCACACTTTTCTTATACTTTACTCTAGTTCAAG ttgCTTATAGTTTAACTAGTCATTGTATTGACGAAGTAGGGTATTGTTTTACAATTACACTTCCACAAAGTAATGAAACTCTTGTACATTTCCGTTTAGAGGCTCCTAATACGGCCGG TTGGCTTGGTTTAGGTATTGGTCATAATATGGACGGATATTTGATG GTCGCTTGGGCTAATAGTGATGGCAGTATAACACTTTCACAGCGTATAGGAGAAGAAGGAACTCAGCCAATGGCAACTGATCAACAATCTGATCTCAAACTTAATATGGATACcagtaaaattaatgaaaataataaatttattgtagaATTCACTCGTCCCCTTAAAGTTAAGGGcagtagaattaaaaataaacaaaacttTGCATATGCATATGGTACATTAAATCCGGAAGATAAAGATATCGATGCTTATTTACCACGTCATGATTACAGaggtaatattatattaaacctTGCGGAAGGAGGCAGCGAATTGTCACACTATGATAAATTGATAGTTGCTCACG CTGCTTTGATGTTTTCCGCCTGGCTTATTATCATTCCTGGTGCAGTATTCATCGCACGATTTGCGAGAAATTTTCTTCCAACAACATGGTTCAAATTACATGTTGGCATTCAAGCCTTTCTCTCACTTCCTGTTATGTTGGCTGGTAGCGCTCTATCTTTCGCTGCTGCCGGAAATCTTAAATTTGATGATCCTCACAAG ATCGTTGGATTCGTGCTTTTCCTTGGATTCTTTGTACAACTAGCAATTGGTGCAATCCATCATCATTTGTACGATCCAAAACGCGTTCATATTCCATGGTGGACTCAACTTCATTG gtGGTTTGGAAGAGCTTTAGTTGTATTGGCTGCTTTTCAAATTCCACTTGGACTCAAACTTTATGGAGCCGATATggtctattattatatacattatatttatctatttattattcttgTTGCATTTTCCTTCTTATCTTTCCGATTATGGAATAGAAGGCAAGATAGTGGATTTAAACGTATGCGAGATTCACAAGATAATGGATCTAAACATGAGCAAAATTCTTAA
- a CDS encoding uncharacterized protein (SECRETED:cutsite_VCA-TN; SECRETED:prob_0.5937); SECRETED:SignalP(1-25): MDKYKSFYGILLIIIILLNFVSVCATNSGPKKSKGTDGSVDSGSSTKTTKSGDEATPKPTDTKSSKPSEGGAPPASSPEGGSPPSSPAATSVSPPEGGTSPPEGGAPGAPSTSPPKGGASPPEGGAPSTSPPKGGASPPEGGTPSTSPPVGTTPGGENNATILAYVLFSSSPSTTTVGRPEVKGLISLYQPPNGNTVVTGHIGAILNRINGNYKFTIKGGDGTILYDCTGRVNPLFIGQASLFSFTWNEIKLSGPKSAIGNHFDIEESGGTLVNGLIVEEFKN, translated from the coding sequence ATGGATAAATACAAATCATTTTatggaattttattaatcattataattttattgaattttgtaTCTGTTTGTGCGACAAATTCAGGcccaaaaaaaagtaaaggcACTGATGGAAGTGTTGACAGTGGCAGTAGTACAAAAACTACTAAAAGTGGAGACGAAGCAACTCCCAAACCAACAGATACAAAATCATCAAAGCCTTCGGAAGGGGGAGCCCCTCCAGCATCGTCACCGGAAGGAGGGAGCCCTCCATCAAGTCCAGCAGCTACTTCAGTTTCGCCCCCAGAAGGAGGAACATCGCCTCCGGAAGGAGGAGCCCCTGGAGCTCCATCGACATCACCTCCAAAAGGAGGTGCATCCCCTCCGGAAGGAGGAGCCCCTTCAACATCACCTCCAAAAGGAGGTGCATCGCCTCCAGAAGGAGGAACGCCTTCAACATCTCCTCCTGTTGGAACAACTCCGGGAGGGGAAAACAATGCAACAATACTTGCATATGTTCTTTTCTCAAGTTCTCCTAGCACCACAACAGTAGGTAGACCAGAAGTTAAAGggttaatatcattatatcagCCACCTAATGGAAATACTGTAGTTACAGGACATATAGGTGCAATACTTAATAGgataaatggaaattataagTTTACTATTAAAGGTGGTGATGGTACCATTTTATATGATTGTACTGGACGGGTTAATCCTTTATTTATTGGTCAGGCTTCTTTATTCAGTTTCACATggaatgaaattaaattatctgGTCCTAAATCTGCTATTGGAAACCATTTTGATATTGAAGAATCTGGAGGGACACTTGTAAATGGCCTGATAGTAgaggaatttaaaaattga
- a CDS encoding histone H3.1, with protein MARTKQTARKSTGGKAPRKQLATKAARKSAPAAGGVKKPHRYRPGTVALREIRRYQKSTELLIRKLPFQRLVREIAQDFKTDLRFQSSAIGALQEAAEAYLVALFEDTNLAAIHAKRVTIQPKDIQLARRLRGERS; from the exons ATGGCTCGAACAAAGCAAACTGCTCGAAAATCAACTGGCGGCAAGGCTCCTCGCAAACAACTTGCAACAAAAGCTGCGCGAAAAAGTGCCCCAGCTGCTGGCGGTGTAAAAAAG ccACATCGATATAGGCCCGGTACCGTTGCACTCAGAGAAATCAGACGTTACCAGAAATCCACTGAATTGTTGATACGAAAACTTCCTTTCCAACGTTTGGTTCGTGAAATCGCTCAAGATTTCAAAACTGACTTGCGTTTCCAAAGTTCTGCTATTGGAGCACTTCAAGAAGCAGCTGAAGCCTATTTAGTTGCGCTATTCGAAGATACAAATTTGGCAGCCATTCACGCAAAAAGAGTTACCATTCAACCGAAGGATATTCAACTTGCTAGAAGGCTTCGAGGGGAACGATCTTAA